One Eurosta solidaginis isolate ZX-2024a chromosome 5, ASM4086904v1, whole genome shotgun sequence DNA segment encodes these proteins:
- the mas gene encoding protein masquerade, with protein MKLKMTLNLNAIFVGCLMLSAPLIIYGQDKRQDDSLAGSFLSGLLDTITSTADSKDCPGVCVHTLATLICYEVLDNIPCPSPSMKCCIESAQGKNTTSISTSTTTTTTTTTASTTKRPTTTTTKLTTTSTTAKPKITSKRPTTTTTTTRATRKTTASKKHTTTTTTTVAPTKGEEKDDSGAESTKAQNCTGVCVADRIAEYCEAYLTTSGLCTSGTKCCVSLNDYANAKLPKDIYVPAKHMTNLSKIHHKNKTVSTTKQAATKPTASSTTTTSTTASTTTEPARTKINSNISANKPVKHKKIPSTTTTTTTTEEPAEEEPEIEDDDTEAEGDTNNNDSTNNDANDKADDPNGQTLKECEGECMNGIFAIFCDDIDSEAFCPGEGSCCVTGVASEPTPALAATKVTPTKAPTKISKPQQRPAAKPAAPQQTSPPSQSIGGGGGGGNDFFSQILSFAENTLSGNGNAPQQQQAPQTPSPVQRCPGFCLLNIMAAFCERPSVLITTPTTCAKGSVCCDNSASPPKPPQNRRPATPSPQTSSASNYVVPSTPLQDPREECPGSCIVPLLSFTCFKNAEMTDLFKCKRSGQICCAPKSRIIEKQQFQTRNDTLYANYPPPPPPPPLLGGVPQPYPPQPQYPPPSHYMVTQSPQAAHHHYAPPPPLLQQQLQAQAQQPTYDYAHYGTGLIPQTQAHVPPPPLPPLPPTTTTTTTTTTTTTPRPHIYSKYVCGVKGTLRSGRSSPALSWVSYARSMYGVQRSSRQLSQVAVSTAPQKQLNKSNERLILGSAIVPIQIHNDLIPSDEWPADVNQLRSYHENQSILEAAVPLSDYRHSVAGEAVYAMNYNVSRRRARVVGGEDGDNGEWCWQVALINSLNQYLCGAALIGTQWVLTAAHCVTNIVRSGDAIYVRVGDYDLTRKYGSPGAQTLRVATTYIHHNHNSQTLDNDIALLKLHGQAELRDGVCLVCLPARGVNHAAGKRCTVTGYGYMGEAGPIPLRVREAEIPIVSDAECIRKVNAVTEKIFILPASSFCAGGEEGNDACQGDGGGPLVCQDDGFFELAGLVSWGFGCGRVDVPGVYVKVSSFIGWINQIISVNNL; from the exons ATGAAACTCAAGATGACTTTAAATCTAAACGCCATATTTGTCGGCTGCTTGATGCTCAGTGCACCTTTGATTATATATGGACAGGATAAGAGACAGGATGATTCTTTAGCGGGAAGTTTTTTATCGG gaCTCTTGGACACAATAACAAGCACAGCCGATTCGAAGGATTGTCCCGGTGTTTGTGTGCACACGCTGGCAACTCTAATTTGCTATGAAGTTCTAGATAATATACCATGCCCATCGCCTAGTATGAAATGCTGTATTGAAAGTGCGCAAG GAAAAAACACCACATCTATTAGTACCAGCACAACTACCACAACGACTACAACTACAGCAAGCACAACAAAACGTCCAACAACGACAACTACAAAGCTCACAACAACTTCAACCACAGCGAAACCGAAGATAACTTCAAAGCGTCCTACGAcgacaaccacaacaacaaggGCAACTAGAAAGACCACAGCAAGTAAGAAACACACTACTACCACCACAACCACAGTGGCACCCACAAAAGGCGAAGAAAAGGATGATAGCGGCGCGGAGAGTACAAAAG CGCAAAATTGCACTGGCGTTTGTGTAGCCGATCGTATTGCCGAATATTGCGAGGCCTATTTAACGACAAGCGGACTCTGTACAAGCGGTACGAAATGTTGCGTTTCTTTGAATGATTACGCGAATGCGAAGTTGCCAAAGGACATTTATGTACCAGCAA AACATATGACAAACCTGAGTAAAATACATCATAAAAATAAGACCGTTAGTACTACGAAGCAGGCAGCGACTAAA CCAACTGCATCTTCGACTACAACGACATCCACGACGGCTAGCACCACAACAGAACCTGCACGTACAAAGATCAATAGCAATATTAGTGCCAACAAACCTGTCAAGCACAAGAAAATCCCATCTACAaccacaacaactacaacaactgaAGAGCCTGCTGAAGAAGAACCTGAAATAGAAGATGATGACACCGAGGCAGAAGGAGATACCAACAACAACGATTCGACTAACAACGATGCCAACGACaaagctgatgatccgaatggacAAACATTGAAGGAATGCGAAGGCGAATGTATGAATGGTATTTTTGCTATCTTCTGTGATGATATCGATTCGGAAGCCTTTTGTCCTGGCGAGGGTAGTTGTTGTGTAACAGGTGTGGCCTCTGAACCCACACCAGCATTAGCTGCAACCAAAGTAACACCTACAAAAGCACCGACAAAGATTTCTAAACCACAACAAAGACCGGCAGCAAAACCAGCAGCGCCACAGCAGACATCACCACCTTCGCAGAGTATAGGTGGAGGTGGAGGTGGTGGCAATGATTTTTTCTCGCAAATCTTATCTTTTGCAGAGAATACGCTAAGCGGCAACGGAAATGCACCACAACAGCAACAAGCTCCGCAAACACCATCACCAGTACAACGCTGTCCGGGTTTCTGTTTGCTCAATATAATGGCAGCATTTTGCGAGCGACCGTCAGTGTTGATCACTACACCAACGACATGTGCCAAGGGTTCGGTTTGCTGTGATAATAG cgCCTCTCCGCCAAAGCCACCACAAAACCGACGCCCAGCCACGCCATCACCACAAACATCATCTGCCTCGAATTATGTTGTGCCCAGTACACCACTACAAGATCCACGCGAAGAATGTCCCGGCTCGTGTATTGTACCGCTACTCAGCTTCACTTGCTTCA AAAACGCCGAGATGACCGATCTCTTCAAGTGCAAACGTTCGGGCCAAATCTGCTGCGCACCTAAGAGTCGCATAATCGAGAAACAACAATTCCAAACGCGCAATGACACGCTCTACGCAAATtatccaccaccaccaccaccgccgcCATTACTCGGTGGTGTACCACAACCATATCCACCACAGCCACAATATCCACCACCTTCTCATTATATGGTTACACAATCACCACAAGCAGCACATCATCATTatgcaccaccaccaccactcTTGCAACAACAACTGCAAGCACAAGCTCAACAACCCACATACGATTACGCGCATTATGGTACAGGATTGATACCACAAACGCAAGCCCACGTACCACCACCACCCCTACCGCCACTACcaccaaccacaacaacaacaaccacaacgaCTACCACAACCACACCACGACCCCACATCTATTCGAAATATGTTTGTGGTGTTAAAGGCACTTTACGTAGCGGACGTTCATCTCCCGCACTTTCTTGGGTCTCCTACGCACGCTCCATGTATGGTGTACAACGTTCATCGCGCCAACTAAGCCAAGTGGCTGTTTCGACGGCGCCGCAAAAACAATTGAATAAGTCGAATGAACGTTTGATTTTGGGTTCGGCAATTGTTCCCATACAAATTCACAATGATTTGATACCGAGCGATGAGTGGCCAGCGGATGTGAATCAGCTGCGTTCATATCATGAAAATCAGTCCATATTGGAGGCAGCTGTGCCGTTGAGTGACTACCGTCATTCTGTGGCCGGTGAGGCTGTGTACGCTATGAATTACAATGTATCGCGTAGGCGTGCCCGTGTTGTTGGTGGTGAAGATGGCGATAATGGTGAATGGTGTTGGCAGGTGGCGTTGATCAACTCGCTGAATCAATATTTGTGTGGAGCGGCATTGATTGGAACACAATGGGTTCTAACGGCAGCGCATTGTGTAACAAA TATTGTCCGCTCTGGTGACGCAATTTATGTACGAGTTGGCGACTATGATCTCACACGAAAATATGGAAGTCCGGGAGCACAGACTCTGAGAGTAGCCACAACATATATTCACCACAACCACAATAGTCAAACATTGGATAATGATATAGCATTATTGAAATTACATGGACAAGCTGAGCTAAGAGATGGCGTTTGTTTG GTTTGTTTACCAGCGCGTGGCGTTAATCATGCTGCCGGAAAACGTTGTACCGTTACCGGTTATGGTTACATGGGCGAAG CCGGTCCCATACCACTACGCGTACGTGAAGCTGAAATACCAATTGTAAGCGATGCCGAATGTATACGCAAAGTGAATGCAGTCACGGAAAAGATCTTCATTTTGCCCGCTTCAAGTTTCTGTGCGGGTGGCGAAGAAGGCAACGATGCGTGTCAGGGAGATGGTGGCGGTCCTTTGGTATGTCAAGATGATGGCTTCTTTGAGCTTGCTGGTCTTGTTTCTTGGGGTTTCGGTTGTGGGCGTGTAGATGTGCCTGGTGTGTATGTAAAAGTATCTTCCTTCATTGGTTGGATTAATCAAATCATCAGCGTCAACAATTTATAG